One stretch of Thermococcus sp. 21S9 DNA includes these proteins:
- a CDS encoding acylphosphatase, which translates to MRKVRAHLRIYGRVQGVGFRWSMQREARKLGLAGWVRNLPDGSVEAVVEGDEERVEALIGWAHQGPPLARVTRVEVKWEEPEGLEGFKVVG; encoded by the coding sequence ATGAGAAAGGTTAGGGCGCACCTTAGGATATACGGGCGCGTTCAAGGGGTCGGCTTCCGCTGGAGCATGCAGAGGGAAGCCAGAAAACTCGGATTAGCGGGCTGGGTCAGGAACCTGCCGGATGGTAGCGTTGAGGCCGTCGTTGAGGGAGACGAGGAGAGGGTCGAGGCGTTGATAGGCTGGGCCCACCAGGGGCCACCGCTGGCGAGGGTAACGCGCGTCGAGGTGAAATGGGAAGAACCGGAGGGGCTCGAAGGCTTCAAAGTCGTTGGGTGA
- the gcvT gene encoding glycine cleavage system aminomethyltransferase GcvT, producing the protein MVKRVHLFDWHKEHAKKVEEFAGWEMPIWYSSIKEEHLAVRNGVGIFDVSHMGEFIFRGKDALEFLQYVTTNDISKPPAISGTYTLVLNERGAVKDETLVFNMGNDTYMMVCDSDAFEKLEAWFNAIKRGIEKFGELDLEIENKTYDMVMFSVQGPKARDLAKDLFGIDINDLWWFQAKEVELDGIKMLLSRSGYTGENGWEVYFEDANPYHPNPEKRGKPEKALHVWERILEAGEKYGIRPAGLGARDTLRLEAGYTLYGNETKELQLLSTDIDEVTPLQANLDFAIFWDKEFIGKDALLKQKERGLGRKLVHFKMVDKGIPREGYRVLANGEVIGEVTSGTLSPLLGIGIGIAFVKEEYAKPGVELEVEIRGKPKKAVTVTPPFYDPKKYGAFREE; encoded by the coding sequence ATGGTCAAGAGGGTTCACCTTTTCGACTGGCATAAGGAGCACGCCAAGAAGGTTGAAGAATTTGCAGGCTGGGAGATGCCCATCTGGTACTCCAGCATAAAGGAGGAGCATCTGGCTGTTAGAAACGGTGTGGGCATCTTCGACGTATCGCACATGGGCGAGTTCATCTTCCGCGGAAAAGACGCGCTGGAGTTCCTCCAGTACGTAACAACGAACGACATAAGCAAGCCTCCAGCCATAAGTGGAACCTACACGTTGGTTCTCAACGAGCGTGGAGCGGTTAAGGACGAGACCCTCGTCTTCAATATGGGAAACGACACCTACATGATGGTCTGCGATTCAGATGCCTTCGAGAAGCTTGAAGCCTGGTTCAACGCCATAAAGCGTGGAATAGAGAAGTTCGGTGAGCTTGACCTCGAGATTGAGAACAAGACCTATGACATGGTCATGTTCTCCGTTCAGGGGCCGAAGGCAAGGGACTTAGCTAAAGACCTCTTCGGAATAGACATCAACGACCTCTGGTGGTTCCAGGCCAAGGAGGTTGAACTCGACGGAATCAAGATGCTCCTCTCGAGGAGCGGTTACACTGGCGAGAACGGCTGGGAGGTCTACTTCGAGGACGCCAATCCCTACCACCCGAACCCGGAGAAGAGGGGCAAGCCCGAAAAAGCTTTGCACGTCTGGGAGAGAATCCTCGAGGCCGGCGAGAAGTACGGCATAAGGCCCGCTGGTCTCGGTGCTCGCGACACTCTCCGTCTCGAGGCCGGCTACACGCTCTACGGTAACGAGACGAAGGAGTTACAGCTCCTCAGCACCGATATAGACGAGGTCACCCCGCTCCAGGCCAACCTCGACTTCGCGATATTCTGGGACAAGGAGTTCATAGGCAAAGACGCCCTCCTCAAGCAGAAGGAGCGCGGTTTGGGAAGGAAGCTCGTCCACTTCAAGATGGTCGACAAGGGAATCCCGAGGGAAGGTTACAGGGTTCTGGCCAACGGAGAGGTCATCGGCGAGGTGACCAGCGGAACTCTCTCACCGCTCCTTGGCATAGGAATCGGAATAGCCTTCGTCAAGGAGGAGTACGCCAAGCCGGGCGTCGAGCTGGAGGTAGAGATAAGGGGCAAGCCCAAGAAGGCCGTAACGGTCACCCCACCGTTCTACGACCCCAAGAAGTACGGCGCCTTCAGGGAGGAGTGA
- a CDS encoding COG1361 S-layer family protein: MKKALTGFLAIMLIAVAFGQVGPVSSATFQEPAYMQVFSGYLGLGESLTFGNYTLTVVNFLYGTQTGSTPLVLFKLRDNRNFTSVEFALGEGQSYTYGDVKVYLNYVKNPTDNPSALVAVFSKPTTVFYGTTKANSTFSYGPVQLSLINVSNKTVFMRYYRDGFTDYAYFGIGGHYWHGVDIVIYNITNGSVTMKILAPKYIRYSIVQGAVVVIQNVSFTPVEVGGVFNLSVTIKNVGDQVARFVRVYLYSQPVVQGSEESQKTLLPTVTVPTFQQEIPFAAYMEGPIKYTDELAPGQVKTLHFRLISSKALKPDVYPLYIQLQYGDQNGVLKREEVQVGVPVNDVTRPKVSVESFKVQPNPVQPASNFTVTVTLRNTGNEEAYNVRVEVLTTKPQEGTQTYSLFPTAQEQPQESSLYPIGRQSVLYFGEIPANGTARGKLYFAVKDVSNGIYPLYVVITYYDKNGVEYKSQGTFGVRVEGRPKLKAYVGNVWVSDGKYNFEVDIANDGNAPARGVTVSISSPALSLFPLGERYVGSIEPMDYDSVNFVVLNGTLKAGRYPITVRVTYMLPSGDFTSFNETLEVQIPANIAPSRDRRYYYLGGAVLVLVAILLWRRGRG, from the coding sequence ATGAAGAAAGCCCTCACGGGATTTCTGGCCATCATGCTCATCGCGGTTGCCTTTGGACAGGTTGGGCCCGTTTCCTCCGCGACCTTCCAGGAGCCCGCGTATATGCAGGTCTTTTCGGGTTACCTCGGACTCGGTGAGTCCCTTACCTTCGGAAACTACACGCTGACGGTCGTTAACTTCCTCTACGGCACCCAGACTGGTTCAACGCCCCTGGTACTGTTCAAGCTCCGGGACAACCGGAACTTTACGTCTGTTGAGTTTGCCCTCGGCGAGGGCCAGAGCTACACCTACGGGGACGTCAAAGTTTACCTAAACTACGTGAAGAACCCAACGGACAATCCCTCGGCGCTCGTCGCCGTTTTCTCGAAGCCAACAACTGTCTTCTACGGGACGACGAAGGCCAATTCAACCTTTTCCTACGGCCCGGTTCAGCTGTCCCTCATAAACGTGAGCAACAAAACAGTCTTCATGCGCTACTACCGCGATGGCTTCACGGACTACGCCTACTTCGGTATTGGGGGCCACTACTGGCACGGCGTTGACATCGTGATTTACAACATAACGAACGGGAGCGTCACCATGAAGATTCTGGCCCCGAAGTACATTCGCTATTCCATCGTTCAAGGAGCAGTTGTTGTAATCCAAAACGTCAGCTTCACGCCCGTTGAAGTCGGTGGCGTATTCAACCTGAGCGTTACCATAAAGAACGTTGGAGACCAGGTTGCGAGGTTCGTGAGGGTCTACCTCTACTCCCAGCCGGTTGTTCAGGGGAGCGAGGAGAGTCAGAAAACGCTACTCCCAACGGTAACCGTTCCGACTTTTCAGCAGGAGATTCCCTTCGCTGCATATATGGAGGGGCCGATAAAGTACACCGACGAACTCGCGCCCGGCCAGGTGAAAACGCTCCATTTCAGGTTAATCTCTTCCAAGGCCCTCAAACCGGACGTCTATCCCCTCTACATCCAGCTCCAGTACGGCGACCAGAACGGGGTCCTCAAGAGGGAGGAGGTTCAGGTTGGGGTGCCGGTGAACGATGTCACCCGGCCGAAGGTGAGCGTTGAGAGCTTTAAGGTTCAGCCGAACCCCGTTCAGCCGGCTTCAAACTTCACCGTGACCGTAACCCTAAGGAACACTGGAAACGAAGAAGCCTACAACGTCAGGGTCGAGGTCCTGACGACCAAACCGCAGGAGGGAACTCAGACGTACAGCCTCTTTCCAACTGCTCAGGAACAGCCTCAGGAGAGCAGTCTGTACCCTATTGGGAGACAGAGCGTCCTTTACTTCGGCGAGATACCTGCCAATGGGACGGCAAGAGGAAAGCTCTATTTTGCCGTTAAGGATGTCTCCAACGGCATCTATCCCCTCTACGTCGTCATAACATACTACGACAAGAACGGAGTTGAGTACAAGTCCCAGGGGACCTTTGGAGTTCGGGTGGAGGGGCGTCCCAAGCTTAAGGCCTACGTGGGCAACGTCTGGGTGAGCGACGGTAAGTACAACTTCGAGGTTGACATAGCCAACGACGGAAACGCCCCTGCAAGGGGGGTCACGGTCTCGATTAGCTCGCCTGCTCTGAGCCTCTTCCCCCTCGGCGAGCGTTACGTTGGAAGCATCGAGCCCATGGACTACGACAGCGTGAACTTCGTGGTTCTGAACGGCACGCTGAAGGCGGGAAGGTATCCAATTACCGTCAGGGTGACTTACATGCTCCCCAGCGGAGACTTCACGAGCTTCAACGAGACCCTTGAGGTTCAGATACCGGCCAACATAGCCCCGTCGAGGGACAGGCGCTACTATTATCTCGGCGGTGCCGTTCTCGTTCTGGTGGCAATACTGCTCTGGAGGAGGGGCCGTGGATAG
- a CDS encoding ABC transporter ATP-binding protein, whose amino-acid sequence MGEKIVLKAVELYKSYRLGKVTVPALRGASLEITAGEFVAIIGPSGSGKTTLLNILGLLDTPDSGELYIDGRSVIGLDDDELSEMRLWKIGFVFQHYNLIPILTALENVEVPMILAGVPPKKRIERAKRLLELVGIPHMAEHKPTEMSGGQQQRVAIARALANEPSIILADEPTGNLDTKSSEEIVSLMKTLNREKGTTFVVVTHDLDVARKADRILRIRDGKLYEVENL is encoded by the coding sequence ATGGGTGAAAAAATCGTTTTAAAAGCGGTTGAGCTCTACAAGAGCTACCGGCTCGGCAAGGTAACGGTTCCGGCCCTCAGGGGGGCGAGCCTTGAGATTACTGCTGGTGAGTTCGTGGCAATCATCGGGCCGAGCGGTAGCGGTAAGACGACGCTCCTCAACATTCTCGGCCTTCTGGACACGCCCGACTCGGGCGAGCTCTACATAGACGGCAGGTCCGTTATCGGGCTCGACGATGACGAGCTCTCCGAGATGAGGCTCTGGAAAATAGGCTTCGTCTTCCAGCACTACAACCTGATACCAATCCTCACCGCCCTCGAGAACGTCGAGGTCCCGATGATTCTTGCGGGAGTTCCGCCGAAAAAGCGGATTGAGCGCGCAAAACGTCTCCTTGAACTCGTTGGAATTCCCCACATGGCGGAGCACAAGCCGACCGAGATGAGCGGTGGCCAGCAACAGCGCGTCGCCATAGCGAGGGCCCTCGCCAACGAGCCGAGCATAATCCTTGCCGACGAGCCAACGGGAAATCTTGACACGAAGTCCTCGGAGGAGATAGTTTCTCTCATGAAAACCCTCAACCGCGAGAAGGGAACGACCTTCGTCGTCGTCACCCACGACCTCGACGTGGCCAGAAAGGCCGACAGGATTTTGAGGATTAGGGATGGAAAACTCTACGAGGTGGAGAACCTATGA
- a CDS encoding regulator of amino acid metabolism, contains ACT domain protein — MMLILEAYFKNYPARRKVAEFLFENGLSVRNGKIYLKNVEVPISELARAIGVNRKIIYHTIEYIEKTYPLKLIFERLNPLPSLIDVAPLMGWEVLEIDVEKENYQRAFAEVMRILAENEVPVMEVFGRNLREETSKIFIVIDGTLPVETFAKIKDIHGFQRLILHTPEKEKEKLVCNYCEVKYCPKRVLLEAITQRL; from the coding sequence ATGATGCTCATACTTGAGGCCTACTTCAAGAACTATCCGGCCAGGAGGAAGGTCGCCGAGTTCCTCTTTGAGAACGGCCTGAGCGTGCGGAACGGTAAAATCTACCTCAAGAACGTTGAGGTGCCGATAAGCGAGCTCGCTCGAGCCATAGGCGTCAACAGGAAGATAATCTACCACACAATCGAGTACATCGAGAAGACCTACCCACTGAAGCTCATTTTCGAGCGTCTCAACCCCCTGCCGAGCTTGATAGACGTCGCCCCGCTGATGGGCTGGGAAGTGCTCGAGATTGACGTTGAAAAGGAGAACTACCAGAGGGCCTTTGCAGAGGTCATGCGGATTCTCGCGGAGAACGAGGTTCCGGTCATGGAGGTCTTTGGCAGGAACCTCAGGGAAGAGACGAGCAAGATATTCATCGTCATAGACGGAACGCTCCCGGTTGAGACCTTCGCGAAGATAAAGGACATCCACGGCTTCCAGAGGCTCATACTCCACACGCCGGAGAAGGAGAAGGAAAAGCTCGTCTGCAACTACTGTGAGGTCAAGTACTGCCCCAAGAGGGTTCTCCTGGAGGCAATCACCCAACGACTTTGA
- a CDS encoding ADP-dependent ribose-1-phosphate kinase, translating to MLDVIGMGNLNYDIIFLLDRFPEFHEKVVSREAHFGLGGAAGNTISWLATFGLKAGFIGAVGRDEMGEAHLRYFERLGVDTSGIDVVDLPSGVAVSMVHGDDKRIVKHLGANSLRKFKPDYARKARFLHLSSNPPELIEEAVRFANASGIPISVDIGEATLPREVEGMIDYLLMNEDEYRRKYGSLDTSLSNAKNLIITLNGGGAIVREGDETFEVRGLSAKVVDSTGAGDSFDAGVIYGILNGWSLRDSAKLGMLLAYLTVQKVGARSAIVPLDEVVKLSKELNLDLPW from the coding sequence ATGCTCGACGTGATAGGCATGGGAAACCTCAACTACGACATAATCTTCCTGCTCGACCGCTTTCCCGAGTTCCACGAGAAGGTAGTTTCCAGGGAGGCCCACTTCGGCCTCGGCGGTGCGGCTGGAAACACGATAAGCTGGCTCGCAACCTTTGGACTGAAGGCAGGCTTCATCGGAGCGGTTGGAAGGGACGAGATGGGCGAGGCTCATCTGAGATACTTCGAGAGGCTCGGCGTCGACACATCGGGAATAGACGTCGTTGATTTGCCTTCAGGAGTGGCCGTCTCGATGGTTCACGGGGACGACAAGAGGATAGTCAAGCACCTTGGAGCCAACTCCCTCAGAAAGTTTAAGCCGGACTACGCGAGGAAAGCCAGGTTCCTGCACCTCTCGTCCAACCCACCGGAGCTCATCGAGGAAGCCGTTCGCTTCGCCAACGCCAGTGGGATTCCGATTTCAGTCGATATCGGAGAGGCAACGCTACCCAGGGAAGTGGAGGGCATGATTGACTACCTCCTCATGAACGAGGACGAGTACAGGAGGAAGTACGGCTCGCTCGACACCTCCCTCAGCAACGCCAAGAACCTGATAATAACGCTCAACGGAGGCGGTGCAATCGTCCGCGAGGGGGATGAAACATTCGAGGTTCGCGGGCTGAGCGCGAAAGTTGTTGACAGCACCGGTGCCGGCGATTCCTTCGATGCAGGCGTAATCTACGGGATTCTCAACGGCTGGTCGCTCAGGGATTCGGCGAAACTCGGCATGCTCCTAGCGTATCTCACCGTCCAGAAGGTGGGCGCGAGGAGTGCGATAGTTCCGCTCGATGAGGTGGTCAAACTGTCAAAGGAGCTGAACCTCGATTTGCCGTGGTAA
- a CDS encoding DUF99 family protein — protein sequence MIRKVKPEIRVVGFDDGTFSFSSKLERRKTVLFGVVMKGSKEVVGAVSRWITVDGTDATEKLIDAVNNSRFRDLRVILLKGITYGGFNVVDLERLHRETGLPVIVVVRKRPDLNAMELALRKHFPDWEERVELLRKAPPLLEMIPGKLYVQALGVSPDVAFEVVRVTTKTGLIPEPLRLAHIMASAFMTGESTKE from the coding sequence ATGATTCGCAAGGTGAAGCCCGAGATAAGGGTTGTCGGCTTTGACGACGGGACGTTCTCCTTTTCTTCCAAGCTCGAAAGGAGAAAGACGGTTCTCTTCGGTGTCGTCATGAAGGGCTCGAAGGAGGTCGTCGGGGCCGTTTCGAGGTGGATAACCGTTGACGGAACCGATGCAACCGAGAAGCTGATTGACGCCGTAAATAACTCCCGCTTCAGGGATTTAAGGGTAATCCTCCTCAAGGGAATAACCTACGGGGGCTTCAACGTCGTTGACCTTGAGAGGCTTCACCGCGAGACCGGCCTCCCGGTAATCGTCGTTGTGAGGAAGAGACCCGATTTAAACGCCATGGAGCTCGCGCTGAGGAAGCACTTCCCGGACTGGGAGGAGAGGGTTGAACTCCTGAGGAAGGCTCCCCCGCTCCTCGAGATGATTCCTGGGAAGCTCTACGTCCAGGCACTCGGCGTTTCTCCTGATGTGGCCTTCGAGGTCGTCAGGGTAACCACGAAGACCGGACTGATTCCTGAACCACTCCGCCTGGCGCACATAATGGCGAGCGCCTTCATGACCGGAGAAAGCACGAAGGAGTAG
- the cutA gene encoding divalent-cation tolerance protein CutA has product MEAIFVYTTFPDWESARKVVRELLERKLIVCANMREHEAMYWWEGKIEEGKEIGVLLKTEVSRWKALRDALRELHPYEVPLIARVDLDKLNREYSEWMARVLFG; this is encoded by the coding sequence ATGGAGGCGATATTCGTTTACACGACCTTCCCGGACTGGGAGAGCGCCAGAAAGGTCGTCAGGGAGCTCCTCGAGAGGAAGCTCATAGTCTGCGCCAACATGAGGGAGCACGAGGCGATGTACTGGTGGGAGGGAAAGATAGAGGAGGGCAAAGAAATCGGCGTTCTCCTCAAGACCGAGGTGAGCAGGTGGAAGGCCTTGAGGGATGCGCTGAGGGAGCTCCACCCCTACGAGGTCCCGCTGATAGCGAGGGTTGACCTCGACAAGCTCAACAGGGAGTACTCGGAGTGGATGGCAAGGGTGCTGTTCGGATGA
- a CDS encoding universal stress protein — translation MFERILYPTDFSDVSLHALKHCIPRLFELGAKELYLLHVIDITVAELEAFELEEIYREKLEKLAEELRKEGINAKADVRVGIPSLEIAEASEEAKVDLVVTPSVGENIWRQMFMGSTASNLARATKRPVLLLKYVKKDDSYELAVDCSELFKRPLVAVDFSKCSIRIVKTVRKFEELIERGILLHSVDYGKVDELEHNIEIAKKNLEKTAKGVKADFELEVMVGTASQAIIGTALAKGATLIVIGKKGRSVLKDLILGSTAERVMRDSKLPVLLVPCE, via the coding sequence ATGTTTGAGAGAATCCTCTACCCGACAGACTTCTCCGACGTATCGCTCCACGCCCTCAAACACTGTATCCCCAGGCTCTTCGAGCTCGGTGCCAAGGAACTCTACCTCCTCCACGTCATCGACATAACCGTTGCGGAGCTTGAGGCGTTCGAGCTTGAAGAAATCTACCGCGAGAAGCTTGAGAAGCTCGCCGAGGAGCTGAGAAAGGAGGGAATCAACGCCAAGGCCGATGTGAGGGTGGGAATACCGTCGCTTGAGATAGCGGAGGCGAGCGAAGAGGCAAAGGTTGACCTCGTCGTGACGCCGAGCGTCGGCGAGAACATATGGAGACAGATGTTCATGGGGAGCACCGCCTCGAACCTCGCGAGGGCCACCAAGAGGCCGGTCCTCCTGCTCAAGTACGTCAAAAAAGACGACTCCTACGAACTGGCCGTTGACTGCTCCGAACTCTTCAAAAGGCCTCTGGTAGCGGTGGACTTCTCGAAGTGCTCAATCAGGATAGTCAAGACCGTCCGGAAGTTCGAGGAGCTCATAGAGCGGGGAATACTTCTGCACTCGGTCGACTACGGCAAAGTTGACGAGCTGGAGCACAACATCGAGATAGCCAAGAAGAACCTCGAGAAGACGGCGAAGGGTGTCAAAGCCGACTTCGAGCTCGAAGTCATGGTCGGAACCGCGAGCCAGGCGATAATAGGAACGGCACTTGCAAAGGGCGCAACGCTCATAGTCATCGGCAAGAAGGGCAGGAGCGTTCTCAAGGATTTGATACTCGGTAGCACGGCGGAGAGGGTCATGCGGGACTCGAAGCTCCCAGTCCTCCTCGTCCCGTGCGAATAG
- a CDS encoding ABC transporter permease has protein sequence MDREILKIAFRNLHRRKLRTFFTMLGIIIAIASITALVSIAEGFQLSISETLQSTSNVIIVLPGMGASIWTIGTNTLNQSVVDDISRINHVEAVNPVLVKFTVMEYRGWEVPVTVMGVIPRDAQKFYALTGPQLQRGQFIPQGSRFKALLGYSIANGKIQKQGGGTLNWEILPGQTIKLYDSSGRAWEFKVSGNFQESGQSFIGGFIDTSVFVPLGTLQEMYNEPGKISFIEVWVDDVNFVDYVKARIQKLLPSATVITERQGIEVVVQIENMLNNLLLGIGSIALIVGALGVVNTLLTSVMERTREIGTYRALGAKKRFILEMILIEGIMLTIIGGVIGFGSGIVMANVVVQILRAKTPGLPNPVVDLRVVAVAFGITFLIGIVASVYPAKKAAELNPAEAIRHVE, from the coding sequence GTGGATAGGGAGATACTGAAGATAGCCTTCAGGAACCTTCACAGGAGAAAGCTGAGAACTTTCTTCACGATGCTCGGCATAATAATCGCCATAGCCTCGATAACCGCCCTTGTGTCCATCGCGGAGGGCTTTCAGCTATCGATAAGCGAGACCCTCCAGAGCACGAGCAACGTCATAATAGTCCTTCCTGGCATGGGTGCCTCGATATGGACGATAGGAACCAACACCCTCAACCAGAGCGTCGTTGACGACATCTCTCGGATAAACCACGTCGAGGCCGTCAACCCTGTCCTTGTCAAGTTCACGGTGATGGAGTACCGGGGCTGGGAGGTTCCCGTGACGGTCATGGGTGTAATCCCCAGGGACGCCCAGAAGTTCTACGCCCTGACCGGCCCCCAGCTCCAGAGGGGTCAGTTCATCCCCCAGGGCTCGCGCTTCAAAGCTCTGCTCGGCTACTCCATAGCCAACGGGAAGATTCAGAAGCAGGGTGGTGGAACGCTCAACTGGGAGATACTGCCCGGCCAGACGATAAAGCTCTACGACTCCAGCGGTAGGGCTTGGGAGTTTAAGGTTTCCGGAAACTTCCAGGAGAGCGGTCAGAGCTTTATAGGGGGCTTCATAGACACGAGCGTCTTCGTTCCCCTCGGAACGCTCCAGGAGATGTACAACGAGCCGGGAAAGATAAGCTTCATCGAGGTCTGGGTTGATGATGTGAACTTTGTGGACTACGTGAAGGCGAGGATTCAGAAACTGCTCCCGAGTGCAACGGTCATAACCGAGAGGCAGGGTATAGAGGTGGTCGTTCAGATTGAGAACATGCTCAACAACCTCCTCCTTGGAATCGGAAGCATCGCGCTTATCGTTGGTGCACTGGGGGTTGTGAACACTCTCCTTACCTCCGTTATGGAGAGGACGAGGGAGATAGGGACCTACAGGGCCCTTGGCGCCAAGAAGCGCTTCATACTCGAGATGATTCTCATCGAGGGCATAATGCTGACGATAATCGGCGGTGTCATCGGCTTTGGCTCCGGTATAGTCATGGCGAACGTGGTTGTCCAGATTCTCCGCGCCAAAACTCCTGGTCTTCCGAACCCCGTCGTTGACCTTAGGGTCGTCGCGGTGGCCTTCGGCATAACCTTCCTCATCGGCATCGTTGCGAGCGTCTATCCGGCCAAGAAGGCGGCCGAGCTGAACCCGGCGGAGGCGATAAGGCACGTCGAGTGA